In the Orenia marismortui DSM 5156 genome, one interval contains:
- a CDS encoding diguanylate cyclase gives MDIYQDSMKNRRMKQSEDIYKLLFKNNGTAMFISEDNSSIALINDKLENLIGYSKEELEANMKFEDLIVADDKIKFKCYEKQRRKDDKSDNCELRIVDKWGNIKTVLLQIESIMESKSIVSLIDISRRKEFEERIEHLMYHDDLTELYNRSYYQKMLNCLDDVEQLPLSIIIADNNRLKLINDTFGHGQGDKVIKLVAKILKKSTRDRDIIARWGGDEFSIILPNTDIDNAKKVIKRIKREVEKVNVDIIMPSIALGVATKTDISQNIEEIIKLAERRMYQDKLESKRIIDNAMIISLENNLTVSNYESKAHIRRIKSLLLNFGKILGLDQDNINHLKLLARLHDIGKIGISQEVFNKSTSLTKLERSQLKQHCEIGYRIARSFQELLPIANAILFHHERWDGKGYPQGIKENRIPLLARIISIVHYYDIRTEVDSLSHQEVLNEIDHMKGKRFDPRLVDEFINSNIF, from the coding sequence ATGGATATATATCAAGACTCTATGAAGAATAGAAGAATGAAGCAAAGTGAAGATATTTATAAACTTTTATTTAAAAATAATGGAACAGCTATGTTTATTAGTGAAGATAATAGTTCTATAGCCTTAATTAATGATAAGCTAGAAAATTTAATAGGATATTCCAAAGAAGAGTTAGAAGCTAATATGAAGTTTGAAGATTTAATTGTAGCAGATGATAAAATTAAATTTAAGTGTTATGAAAAGCAACGTAGAAAAGATGATAAATCTGATAATTGTGAATTAAGAATAGTTGATAAATGGGGAAATATAAAAACAGTATTGCTTCAGATTGAGTCAATTATGGAGAGTAAGAGTATTGTTTCACTGATAGATATTAGTAGACGTAAGGAGTTTGAAGAAAGAATAGAGCATCTAATGTACCATGATGATTTAACAGAACTTTATAATCGTTCCTATTACCAAAAGATGCTTAACTGTTTAGATGATGTTGAACAGTTGCCATTAAGTATTATTATTGCTGATAATAATAGATTAAAGTTGATTAATGATACTTTTGGTCATGGGCAAGGTGATAAAGTTATTAAGCTTGTAGCTAAGATTCTCAAGAAATCTACTAGAGATAGAGATATTATAGCTCGTTGGGGTGGTGATGAATTTAGCATTATCTTACCTAATACAGATATTGATAATGCTAAGAAAGTCATCAAAAGAATTAAAAGGGAAGTTGAAAAGGTTAATGTTGATATTATCATGCCAAGTATTGCTTTAGGAGTAGCAACTAAAACAGATATTAGTCAAAATATAGAAGAAATAATTAAATTAGCAGAAAGAAGGATGTATCAGGATAAATTGGAGAGTAAGAGAATTATAGATAATGCTATGATTATATCTTTAGAAAATAACCTAACAGTGAGCAATTATGAAAGTAAGGCTCATATAAGAAGGATAAAAAGCTTATTATTGAACTTTGGGAAGATATTAGGCTTAGATCAAGATAATATCAATCATTTAAAGTTATTGGCTAGATTACATGATATAGGGAAGATAGGAATCTCTCAGGAGGTATTCAATAAATCTACTTCTTTAACTAAATTAGAGAGAAGTCAACTTAAGCAGCATTGTGAGATTGGTTATCGGATAGCAAGAAGCTTTCAAGAGTTACTTCCAATTGCTAATGCTATCTTATTTCACCATGAACGCTGGGATGGAAAAGGATATCCTCAAGGGATAAAAGAAAATAGAATTCCTCTGTTAGCCAGAATAATCAGTATTGTGCATTATTATGATATAAGGACAGAAGTTGATTCTCTATCCCATCAGGAGGTACTAAACGAGATAGATCACATGAAGGGCAAGAGATTTGATCCTAGATTGGTGGATGAATTTATTAATAGTAATATATTTTAA
- a CDS encoding carbohydrate ABC transporter permease, producing MYLFLILLSCLFLVPMYVLLATSFKSFNEISATNMWNLPVQFSFKPFIKAFKHLSPNILNSFYIAIPATILSALFGSLNGYVLAKWRFKGSNFLFALLLFGMFIPYQSILIPLVRFLQKIDLYGSIYGLILVHVIYGIPITTLIFRNYYAEIPDALIEAAQVDGAGIFKTYTKVFLPISIPGFVVVTIWQFTNIWNEFLFAVTLTNNPASQPVTVALVNLAGSKVIEWNVQMSGAIISAIPTLFIYIFLGRYFMRGLLNGSVKG from the coding sequence ATGTATTTATTTTTAATACTTCTATCTTGTTTGTTCTTAGTTCCAATGTATGTACTATTAGCAACAAGTTTTAAAAGTTTTAATGAAATATCTGCTACGAACATGTGGAACTTACCTGTTCAATTTTCATTTAAGCCATTTATAAAGGCCTTTAAACATCTATCACCAAATATCTTAAATAGTTTTTATATAGCAATTCCGGCAACGATTCTTTCGGCTTTGTTTGGTTCTTTGAATGGATATGTGTTAGCTAAATGGAGATTTAAAGGATCAAATTTCCTATTTGCCTTATTACTTTTTGGGATGTTTATTCCTTATCAAAGTATTTTAATTCCTTTGGTTAGGTTCTTACAAAAGATTGATCTCTATGGTTCTATTTATGGCTTGATTTTGGTACATGTTATTTATGGAATACCAATAACTACCTTGATCTTTAGAAACTATTATGCAGAGATTCCAGATGCTTTAATTGAAGCTGCTCAAGTTGATGGAGCAGGTATATTTAAAACTTATACTAAGGTGTTTTTGCCAATTTCTATACCTGGATTTGTTGTAGTAACTATCTGGCAGTTTACAAATATATGGAATGAGTTCTTATTTGCTGTAACCTTAACTAATAATCCTGCTAGTCAACCAGTTACTGTAGCATTGGTAAATTTAGCAGGAAGTAAAGTCATTGAATGGAATGTACAGATGAGTGGGGCTATTATTTCTGCAATACCTACTTTGTTTATCTATATATTTCTAGGTAGATATTTTATGAGAGGTCTGTTAAATGGATCTGTAAAAGGCTAG
- a CDS encoding carbohydrate ABC transporter permease: MKQNKKERFISFLFVLPSIIAILIFVYGFIAKTVEISLLNWDDFATLLRGEKNYVWFENYIDLFNDQRFLTDLKNIVFFSIYFIAYTLALGIVLALIINGIKKGRSFFKSIFLFPMAISFVISGTVWRWIFAPGTLPNNPEGINFLLGKIGLSNLQWEWFISTDSSFFGFNVALIPIVIVAIWQFSGYIMALWLSGIRGIPKSLIEAARVDGASNWQIFRRVLFPMLKPLTLSAIVILAHISLKFFALIYAMTGSGPNNVTDIPAIYMFEAAFKSNRYSTGASIAVVLLILVGILIIPYLSNNYREDG; encoded by the coding sequence ATGAAACAAAATAAAAAAGAAAGGTTTATATCTTTTCTATTTGTTTTACCATCAATCATTGCAATTCTTATATTTGTCTATGGCTTTATTGCTAAAACAGTTGAAATTTCATTATTAAATTGGGATGATTTTGCTACTTTATTAAGGGGTGAAAAGAACTATGTTTGGTTTGAAAACTATATAGATCTATTCAACGATCAAAGATTTTTAACAGATCTTAAAAATATTGTATTTTTTAGTATTTATTTCATAGCCTATACCTTGGCATTGGGTATAGTATTAGCACTTATAATTAATGGGATAAAAAAGGGTAGAAGTTTTTTCAAGAGTATATTTTTATTTCCTATGGCTATTTCCTTTGTGATATCTGGGACAGTGTGGCGATGGATCTTTGCACCAGGTACTTTACCTAATAATCCTGAAGGAATAAATTTTCTTTTAGGAAAGATAGGTCTGTCTAATTTGCAATGGGAGTGGTTTATTAGTACCGATTCTAGTTTTTTTGGTTTTAATGTTGCTTTAATTCCTATAGTTATTGTGGCAATTTGGCAATTTTCTGGTTATATAATGGCTTTATGGCTTTCAGGAATAAGAGGAATTCCTAAATCATTGATTGAAGCAGCAAGAGTAGATGGGGCTTCTAATTGGCAAATTTTTAGGAGAGTTTTATTTCCAATGCTTAAACCTCTTACCTTATCAGCAATAGTTATTTTGGCTCATATATCATTAAAGTTCTTTGCTTTAATCTATGCTATGACTGGTAGTGGACCTAATAATGTAACTGATATTCCAGCTATATATATGTTTGAAGCTGCTTTTAAATCAAATAGATATTCTACAGGGGCAAGTATTGCTGTTGTGCTATTGATCTTAGTAGGTATATTAATTATACCTTACTTATCTAATAACTATAGAGAGGATGGATAA